The DNA sequence cggggggtgtggtggccacctagctctaggttacttcaaccttagcccagattcgaaaattactatttgcacccccattttactaaatacaccccctttccctttttttgtggtgatttttttcgtaacgttacgaaaatttacgaatttcgtaacgatacttgttttctttccgtaatattACGGAAcattgcggattacataatcatcccttttttgacttacggaatgttacggaacctcacgaattgtacaacgatgcttccttttgatttccggtgtgtcacagaaccttacggattgtgcatcaatactttctttCGGTTTCTGGCACATCACGGAACTTcaaaaattgcctaatgatgggtgccaagcacctcaaaatgaccaaatacaagttgcatgccacgaagcaaaggtccccagacgaaattagggtatgacaggaccAAACTTAGGTAAACATAAATGTGTAAAGTCAAAAACTTTCAATTTTCTAGTCTGATATTAGTGACTAGGACCAAAACTTGGTAAACAAAAATATGTAAAGACTAAAACTTATCATTTTCTAGTATCTagactaaaacttaaaattaaaataactatacagactaagtaaataatttaactaaaaatggAAATGCTAATAAGGAATTAATTACCTTAGAATTCCAAGAGCGGCTTGAAAGATCCCAACAAAGAATGTTGAAGTTAAAcctaattgaagaaaaagatgaggTTGTTCATTGGGAGACACTTCCTCTGTGAGCATGGATCCCAGCACTAGGGAAGCAATAGAAACAGGTCCTACTGCAAGATCCATTGAGCTTCCAAGAACAACATACACAGGGGGGGAGCAAAACTAGAATCTGAAATATGTACcaaagaaaattataagaatagCACTAGATATAGCATGTGTTCtgatttgtaaaacaaaataagcACATAGGCCACATTGTTGGCAAAATCAACATACTCAGAGTCCTAGAATTGCAGAAAGATTTGCAAGGTTAGCATAACTGATTCCCTGAATGACAAGATACacaattgaagaagaaaaccaaGTGGAGAggacattaataatttttcttgtcTAAGAAACAACTTGAACCTGAGGCAAGATTTTGAATTgtaggtgttttttttttcagcaaaCACAAACATCTAGTAATATAAATGTACTTCGGGATCTAAATAGTGGTCATCCCACTACTGCTATCCCACTATAGCATTTTTGGAGTCATGTAATCAAGccatgtaaaagaaattaaaatggcttTAACTCTTAAGAGTACagtcaaaaaaatcaaaataattcttgtgCTCACTCTATACATTGTTTAGCACACTTTCACTTCATATATTCCAATCAGCATATACACAAACTATAACTACCCAAAGGCATATGCACTACATTGACCTAAATAATTTGGGACAATGAAGAATTATCCAACGTGTTGGCCAGGGGTCAAAGGCATGTGCACTACaaagatttatatataatttagcaGAGGAGATAATTTAATTACGCAGATTGCAGagcaattttcttaatttatcctTCATGGTGGCTTGTACTCAAAGAAGATAACCCAAATTGGAAATGCAACAAAAATCCCTTTcttaagcaataaaaaaaattaaaatcaattagagGAGCAACATGAGATGCATGAAAGAGAAATCCAATCCCGTATCCAGAATTTGGATAGaggaattttattaatattattagggATTTAAGGGTGATTGAGTTCGGTAAGAGATCATGTCACTCACATGATAGAGTACAAAATACACTTAGGTTATCATATGATTAATTGAGAACACGAGCAACCACAGGGTACTTAGCTTGGAATTTGTTCTCCCAGTCGTTGAGAACACCGATCTCCTTGTCAGAGAGGTCGTCGAGGGAGGGGGAGATGTCATCGTCGTTCTTGCTCATCTTCGCCAGGGCTCTGCTGGCGTCTTTGACGGCAAACATGGCGTAGGGGCCGCTGGGGCCGTAAAAGGATTTTCCAGTGCTGACGTCGTAGACGCGACCCACTCCCTTCTGGTCATTGAACCACTTCACCTTCCTCGTTACCCTCTGCTTCTCACTCTCACGACACAGCTGGCAACCACGGCGGGATAGCCTACGGCACGACGGTACTACAACAACATTGATGCGGCACAGGGGATGTCAGCTTCGAGGTCCTTCGAGTTCTGAGCTTCGCGGCGTCGCGCGCAGATGCATGCGAAAACCTAATCAAAAaagctttatattttttaaaaaatgacgcGACCCACTCCCTTCTGGTCATTGAACCACTTCACCTTCCTCGTTACCCTCTGCTTCTCACTCTCACGACACAGCTGGCAACCACGGTGGGGTAGCCTACGGCACGGCGGTACTACAACAACATTGATGCGGCACAGGGGATGTCAGCTTCGAGGTCCTTCGAGTTCTAAGCTTCGCGGCGTCGTGCGCAGATGCATGCGAAAACCTAATCAAAAaagctttatattttttaaaaaatgaacaaaggcGGTTTTCTATTTACACCCGTTGTAGAAATAAGTCCTACAAAGACGGGTCTCGAAGACCGTCGTAATTATCTTACcactatttacaaaaatgtcactgagggacattctaagacggttcctGGAAACTGCCTTAGAATGTGCGTCCTAAAAACagctttttttagtagtggccATGTCCTATCTGGTTGCATCATGCAAAGTAAGAATCTGAGTGTCTCACTAGAGAGATCTCAACACCTTTAGGGTACCACAAGTCGACATGTAAGGTTCCTCTAAGATACTTCATAGCTCTCTTAACTACTAAGAAATTAGACTCTTTAGGACATGTTTGATAGCAAGCACACATGCAAACACTaagcaaataataatttatatgtttttttatttattatttttctcacttaaataaatagtcatgattttttttctatcataacaaattttaattttttttatgcatttatatgtatatttcaatatattaaaataaaagttatatataaagtAGCACAtagagattaattttttatttataaaagtagatttttttacttaatgcACGGAGATTAACAATTTACGTGATGTCACatcaatatctaaattattatggtaaaattatattttttatgataatatgaacataaaaatataacacattatattatataaatacaaaattcaattaaaatttaaaactattaaCCATGAGCAACGCATGAGTCAAAATCTAGTAGTACataataaactttaaatttcactaagtattttttaaaacaaccttcataatttta is a window from the Glycine max cultivar Williams 82 chromosome 2, Glycine_max_v4.0, whole genome shotgun sequence genome containing:
- the LOC100807149 gene encoding probable steroid-binding protein 3, producing the protein MSLSDIFVNSVPSCRRLSRRGCQLCRESEKQRVTRKVKWFNDQKGVGRVYDVSTGKSFYGPSGPYAMFAVKDASRALAKMSKNDDDISPSLDDLSDKEIGVLNDWENKFQAKYPVVARVLN